Proteins encoded in a region of the Deltaproteobacteria bacterium genome:
- a CDS encoding BrnT family toxin → MVTWDNDKLVANLAKHGLSFEGSEAVFDNPVVAWDDDREAYGELRINLLGWLTGQLVHMTYTERGKDMHVISLREAEKHEIKRYIKSLSK, encoded by the coding sequence GTGGTCACTTGGGACAACGACAAGCTCGTAGCGAACCTTGCCAAGCACGGATTGAGCTTCGAGGGTTCAGAGGCTGTCTTTGATAATCCTGTGGTGGCCTGGGACGACGACCGAGAGGCCTACGGCGAGCTTCGCATTAACTTGCTGGGGTGGCTCACTGGTCAATTGGTGCATATGACCTACACAGAGCGCGGGAAGGACATGCACGTCATTTCACTGCGCGAGGCCGAGAAACATGAAATCAAACGCTACATCAAAAGCCTTTCCAAATAG
- a CDS encoding BrnA antitoxin family protein, whose amino-acid sequence MVSRSVVVRSGGRAAVHAALQARKPGQRGPQKAPTKKLVSLRLSPEVLSYFKSTGAGWQSRIDEALRKVAGV is encoded by the coding sequence ATTGTGTCACGCAGTGTCGTCGTTCGTAGCGGTGGGAGGGCGGCTGTTCACGCTGCATTGCAAGCCCGCAAGCCAGGCCAGCGTGGTCCACAAAAGGCACCGACGAAAAAGCTCGTTTCTCTGCGGCTATCTCCAGAGGTATTGAGCTATTTCAAGAGTACCGGTGCAGGCTGGCAGTCGCGCATTGACGAAGCCCTGCGCAAGGTTGCAGGTGTATAA
- a CDS encoding DUF2283 domain-containing protein, translated as MKLTYYPDTDSLYIDLSEQPSVDSQEISEGIVLDYDASGNLVGIDIDNASKKVQLKELTLSKLPTEVQTIVA; from the coding sequence ATGAAGCTTACTTACTATCCCGACACGGACTCCCTCTACATTGACCTCTCCGAGCAACCGAGCGTGGACAGCCAGGAGATTTCCGAAGGGATCGTGCTCGATTACGACGCCAGTGGGAACCTGGTCGGGATCGATATCGATAATGCTAGTAAGAAGGTCCAGCTCAAAGAGTTGACGCTCAGCAAGTTGCCGACCGAGGTCCAAACCATCGTGGCTTAG
- a CDS encoding DUF433 domain-containing protein, which yields MVVFDPLITISPDRLSGAPIFAGTRVPVQTLIDYLEAGDVLDDFLKDFPSVSRAHAIAVLELAKSALLAKAVAA from the coding sequence ATGGTTGTTTTTGATCCCTTGATCACCATATCGCCAGATCGGCTCAGCGGTGCCCCTATTTTTGCCGGCACGAGAGTGCCAGTCCAGACCCTCATCGATTATCTCGAAGCCGGAGATGTCCTGGACGATTTTCTGAAAGACTTTCCGAGCGTTTCTCGCGCCCATGCCATCGCGGTTCTCGAACTCGCCAAATCGGCCCTTCTGGCCAAGGCCGTTGCGGCATAG
- a CDS encoding AbrB/MazE/SpoVT family DNA-binding domain-containing protein, giving the protein MRVQVQKWGNSLALRIPKPFAEDTEVKAGTIVDLSVSEGKLVVAPVPKKKVTLKQLLTKVHKGNLHNAIDFGPSVGRES; this is encoded by the coding sequence ATGAGAGTTCAAGTGCAAAAGTGGGGCAATAGTCTAGCCCTAAGAATTCCCAAGCCCTTTGCCGAGGACACCGAGGTGAAAGCGGGGACCATTGTCGACCTGTCCGTCTCGGAGGGAAAACTGGTTGTCGCACCAGTCCCAAAAAAGAAAGTGACGCTCAAGCAACTCCTGACCAAAGTGCACAAAGGTAACCTCCACAACGCGATCGATTTCGGACCTTCAGTCGGGCGGGAATCTTGA